DNA from Lactobacillus sp. ESL0791:
GGGCAGCGACAAATGAAGGCATAGTTGTGGCATTGGGACACTCAAGTGCAACTTACCGCGAGGCTGCGGCCGGAGTTGAAGCCGGTGCCACGATGTTTACCCATACTTTTAACGGGATGCCGGATCCATCGCACCATGCACCGAGTATTTCCAATGCTGCCATGGCACTAAATAATGTCACGGATGAATTGATTTGTGATGGTCACCATGTCAAAAAAGAAATGGTGCGTGCCTTGATTAAAGTTAAGGGTCCTGAGCATATTGCCCTGATTACCGACTGTATGGAAGCCGGGATGATGCCGGACGGCGATTATAGCCTGGGTGAATTACCGGTTTATGTTAAGGATGGCATGGCGCGGCTTAAGGACAATGATAATTTAGCCGGCAGTATCTTGCAACTAAAGAATGCGGTCAAGAACGTGGTTGACTGGAACGCAGCAACACCGGAAGAGGCCGTGATGATGGCATCATATGTTCCAGCTAAGAGTGCCCACATTTTAGACAAGTGCGGTTCGATTGCACCGGATAAGGACGCGGATTTCTTGGTACTGAATCCGGATATGACCCTGCAGGAGACGTATTTGAACGGTGAATCACGTTATCAGGCATAATTTAATAAAACGTAAACAAAAAGATTCTCGTGAGAGAATCTTTTTTAGTAGGGCTAACTTTGTTAATAAACGGCACCGTCATAAAAGTTGAAACGCGGCTGATTAAAATTAAAATCCTTCAATTCGCTAATTTTAATTACTCCGTCACAAACGCCCCAGCTCATCAGGTTGATTGGTTTGCCGTAATCTTCATCGGGAATCACCAGCAAAATATACTTGCCTTGGCTTAACGCGTAGCCCAGTTCCATTCCTAGACCAACATCTTCTTCGTCTGGCAGGTAAACACCAAGCATAATGTCGGCAGACTTGATACCAATTAAGTCACCTTGATAAGTTGCGCTGGCCCATTCAATATCGTGGAGATATTCCGGATGTTCGTCAACCCGGATATTTTTGTATTGGTTATCCAGCGGAACATAACTGTTTTTCAGGTCAATTGTTGGGTTTTCTTCTAAAGCCTTCATTGCTGCTTGGTAAGCTTTGTTTTGCTTGTCGTTAAACCAGCCGGCGCCAAAGTAAACGGTTTTTGTTTTTGTCATTGTTTTCTCCTCTTTTTTGTCATTGTTTTCTCCTCTAATGTTAAGCCTTATTCAAGATAGATACTGCGTAAGTCCGCAATATCCTGGTCGGATAATTGCATTACCTTATGCAAATAATTGTCAATGCTGCCATAATTTTTAGTGATCGTCTCCATAATATGATTGAAGTATTCAGGATGAACGGTCTGAAAATCACGCAGCACATGCAGGGAACTATCACTTGCTCCTCTGAGTTTTGCCTGCTTCAAAAAGTTGGCGACATAATCCTTAGTGATAACATTGGTTAAAAGGTAGTCATTTTTGATTGTCTCAAAAGGAACACCCAGCGCACTTAAGATAAGAATTGCACCAAACCCGGTGCGATCTTTGCCCGCTGTACAGTGAAAGAGCACGCTCTGCTCCGGTTCTTTATTTGCCAGCAGCAAAGCAAAAAACTTCCGGTAAGCCTCATTAGCAACCTTGCTGGTAATCATGTCTTCATAAGCCAGCAGCATATGCTGAAAGCCAAATTCTTCGTCTTGATTAGCCTGGCGGATTATTTCGCTCATACTTTTGGAAGAATCGGTTAAGTCATCGCTGAATACGGGATCATACTCATAATCAGCGCCTTCAGGGATTGGATCTGGCTGCGCGTCGACTTCATCCTTGCTGCGAAAGTCAACAATATACTTAACACCGTATTGGCTGAGATAAGCTAATTCGTCTTTAGTTAATTCAGCTAAATTTCCGGTCCTAAGCAGCTTGTGCTTTTTAATTGTCTTGCCGTCGGTAGTTTGATAGCCGCCCAGTTCACGAAAGTTGCGGCCATGGTTAACGCCGGTTAATTTTTTATCAATTTCGTTAGTCATAAATTCCACCTTTATCATTTAATGCACATCATCTATTCTAGCAACAAATAAGGAAGTAAACAATTATAAAAAAGTAGTAACGCTCTAAATTATGCTAAAATAAGGGAAAGAAGTTTTGAAAATGTTTTTTAGGAAATGAGGAACGTGAGTATGGGAAAAGAAAGTATTTTAGTGCCGGTTGATGGCTCTGAATCAGCTGAACGTGCCTTTGACAAGGCAATTAAAATTGCAATGACGGATGATGCTCATGTTGATGTGCTTAATGTGATTGATACACGGCAATTCTTAGGCGAGATGCAGGATACTTTGATTTCAGGCGACACTGTTTACCAAATGACACAGGACGCCGAAAAATATCTAAAAAGTCTGCAAAAGTGGGCCAAAGATAATTTTAACTTTGACGATCTTGATTACCACATTCGTTATGGCAGCCCGAAGGCGGTTATTTCTTATGACTTCATCAAGGATCATGGCGATAGCCTGATTGTTATTGGAGCAACCGGCTTAAACGCGGTTGAACGGATGCTGATGGGCTCGGTGACCGAATATGTCAACCAGCATGCCTTGGCGGACGTCTTGATCGTGCGCACTGATGTTGACAATAACCCAATTAAGCCGAAATAATTAATGCTTAATGAAAATGCATTGAATAACGAATTCTGGTTTATTTAACCGGAGATCCGTTATTTTTTATCCTTTATATTTAAACGGGCAGCTTTCAAGGTGGTCATTGATCAAGCCAACTCCTTGTAAAAAAGAATAGGTGGTCACGGGGCCAACGAAGGAAAAACCATCTTTTTTCATTTGCTTGGCAATGCGTGTGGCTAATTCACTAGTTGGCGGAATATCTGCCAATGTTTCTGGATGGTGAATAATGGGATTAACAATAAAACTCTGCAAGTATTTGGTAAAACTGCCGTGCTTAGCTTGAATCATCAGCACAGTTTTGGCATTGTTGATTGCTGCCGTGATTTTCATCTTATTGCGGATGATCGCCTTGTTTTCAAGCAGCATTTGCAGATCATCAGCGGTCATTTGGGCGACTTCTTCGGGGACAAAATTTTTGAATGCCTGCCGGAAGTTTTCGCGTTTGTGCAAAACAATTGCCCAGTTTAGCCCCGATTGAAATGCCTCAAGAACCAGCATTTCGTAGAGATAATTATCAGCCAAATTCAGCTTGCCCCACTCATGATCATGGTAGTTCTGCATTAATTTGTCTTGGCTTCGTGCCCACGGACAGCGTAAATCATTATTAATTTGTTCCATATGTTTGTTTTCTCCTAATGTCTTTAATTTTAGCCCTTATATAAAAATACGCAAAAAAGCAAAATACCTCTTTCATAAGTTTAAACTTTCTGCTATTATTGCTATGGACTAATCATTTGATTGCTTAAGGGAGTTTAGGTTATGCATGCATGTGGAAAAGCAATATTCGTTAGTAGTGCTTTTGTAAGGAGATCCGCCGACTCTCTTAGCAATTTTATGCTTGTTCAGTTTTTAATTAAAGGTGTCGAAAATAGGCTTAACGTAGTTCACGTTCGTGTTTGACGTTAAGCTTATTTTTTGCATTTTCGGGTTGCTATTTTTCAATGTCATGTAGGAGGGCATAATGAAAAAATTTAAAAAAGTATTAGTAGGGTTCGTTGCTGTGTTGACTGCCCTGGTTGCAACTGCTTGTTCAAGCAAAAGTTCAACTAAGGACAGTTCTACGCCCAAATCTTTAAATGTTCAGTTTGTACCTAGTAACGCTGCTACCAAATTGGAAGCACGGGCTAAGCCGCTGGAGAAAATGCTCTCAAAACGATTGGGCATTCCAGTTCATGTGACGATGTCAACTGACTACAATACGGTGGTTGAAGCCATGAAGTCGAAGAAAGTTGATGTCGGTTTCTTGCCTTCAGATGCTTATATCTTAGCGCACAAACAGCACGCTGCCGATTTGCTGCTGCAAGCGGAGCGTTACGGTATTAAGCAGCCGGGCGGCAAATTAACCAAGAGCCTTGTTAATTATTATCGTGCTGAGATTTTAGTTAAAAAGGGTTCAAAGATTAAAAGCTGGAAGGATCTTAAGGGTAAGAGCATTTCAGTTCAGAACCCAACCTCTACTTCCGGCTACATTTTTCCTGTAGCTGAATTAAAGGAAAAGGGTCTTAATGTGCCTAAGAGCTGTAAGTTAGTTACCGTCACTGGCCATGATCAGGCAGTTTTAAACGTTCTTAACGGCGATACTGATGCTGCCTTTGTCTTTGAAGATGCACGGACAATCGTACAAAAGGACAATCCTAAGATCATGAGTGAAGTTGTTCCAATTTACTTTACACAGAAAATTCCGAACGATACTATCTCAGTTTCACCATCAATGTCGAAGGCTTTCCGCAAAAAATTGGCAGATGCTTTCATTGCTATTGGTAAGTCCAAGGAAGGTAAGAAGGTAATTGAGAGCGTATATAATCATGAAGGTTATGTTTACGCTAAAGATAGTGACTTCGATATTATTCGGAAATACGACAAAATAGTAGCCGGAAAATAGAGATAAATCTTTGTTTCAGCACAGATTTCTGGTATTATTTATGTAGCAAATAATAATTGAATTTTATGGAGGCAGTAAGGGGCTATGCAGGTATACAGAGAAGTAAAATTTGCTGTAAATTTTTTCTTGGCCCTGGCAGCTGTATCCCTTGAAAGTTTAGTATTTGCTGGCTTGCTAATTAAAATTATTTATATTGAAAGACTTGATGCGCTTCACTTTTGTGTTTCGCCTTGAGTCTTTTTTTCTGATTTTATTTTTTGAAGCCATTTAGGAGGACGTATGAAAAAACTTAAGAAAATATTGGCAGGGCTTGCTGTTGGCCTAGCTGCGTTTAGTTTGGCAGCTTGTTCAGCCAATAAAAATTCAAGCAAGGAAGATTACACACCCAAGTCGCTGAATGTGCAGTTTGTGCCTAGTCAGGCAGCGGATAAGCTCGAATCCCGGGCCAAGCCGCTGGAAAAGATGCTTTCGAAAAGGCTGGGGATTCCGGTTCATGTTTCAATGTCGACCGACTATAACACGGTTGTGGAAGCTATGAAATCTAAAAAAGTTGATGTTGGCTTTTTGCCGCCTGATGGCTATATTCTGGCTCACAAGCAAAAAGCAGCTGATTTGCTGCTGCAGGCAGAACGCTACGGTGTTAAGCAGCCCGGTGGTAAACGCACGAAAAATTTGGTTAAGTTTTATCATTCAGAAATTTTAGTCAAAAAGGGTTCAAAAATTAAGAGCTGGAAAGACTTAAAAGGTAAGAGCATTTCCATTCAAAATCCGACTTCTAGTGCTGGATATGTATTTCCGATTGCCGAATTAAAAGAAAAGGGCCTGAATGTTCTTAAAAGCTGTAAGTTAGTTACGGTAACGGGGCAGGATCAGGCGGTTTTGAACGTTTTAAATGGTGACACCGATGCAGCTTTTGTCTTTGAGGATGCGCGGACAATTGTCCAAAAGGATAACCCGAAGATTATGAGCCAGGTGGTGCCGATTTACTTTACTAAACCGATTCCTAACGATGTTATTGGCGTTACGCCAAATATTTCTAAGAAGTTCAAAGATAAATTGGCCAAAGCCTTTATTTCGATTGCCAAATCAAAAGAGGGCCACAAAGTAATCGAAAGCATTTATACCCATGAAGGCTATGATTATGTGAAGGACAGCGATTTTGATATTGTCCGTAAATACGACAAAATTATCGAATCAACAAAGAAGTAAGGATTTGGTTAGTAGGGGTGATGGCTGCAATGGCAGAACCAATTATTGAATTAAACGGTGTAAAAAAGGTTTACGACAAGGGAGTTGTCGGCCTAAAAGATATCAATCTGACAATTAATCAGGGCGAGTTTGTTGTGATTGTTGGCTTATCCGGCGCGGGCAAATCAACTCTGCTGCGGTCAATCAACCGCTTGATTGATATCACTGCGGGTGATATTTTAATTGCCGGCGAATCGATTACCAAAGCTAAAGGTAAAAAGCTGCGGCTGCTTAGACGAAATATCGGCATGATTTTTCAGAGCTTTAACTTGGTTAAACGTTCAAGCGTTTTGCGCAATGTTCTTACGGGCCGGGTTGCCTATTATCCTACTTGGAAAAGCACGCTGAATTTGTTTAGCAGTGAGGACAAAAACCGTGCTTATGAGGCTTTGAAGCAGGTTGGGCTGGAAGATAAAGTTTATACCCGGGCTGATCAATTATCCGGCGGGCAGCAGCAACGGGTCGCTATTGCCCGTGTTTTGACGCAAAATCCACAGATTATTTTAGCGGATGAGCCGACAGCCTCCCTTGATCCGCAAACTTCTCACCGAATCATGGAAGATTTAAAGATGCTGAATGAGGATCACGGCATGACGGTGGTCATTAACCTTCATAGTGTTGCCCTTGCCCGTGAATTTGGCAAGCGGGTCATTGGGATTCGCGGCGGTGAAGTCATTTATGACGGTGCAATGGCTGATACACCTGAAGCTATTTTCACTAAAATTTATAATGGCGGTGACGAAAATGACTGATAGTGAGCAAAATTTAGCAGTTCTGCCCAAGAAAAAGCTGCACGTCATGAACCTAATCTGGCTGCTGGTGTTTATCGTTGGACTAGTTATTTCTACCAATGAAACGCATACAAATCTTAGCGCATTGTTTGCAAACTTTGATCAGTTCGGTGATATTTTTGTGCAAATGCTGCATCCCGATTGGTCCTATCTTGGCAGCGTCATTCCATTGCTGCTGGAAACAATTAAAATGGCGGTGCTGGGAACAATTATTGGTTCGGTGTTGGCTTTTGTTTATTCGTTGTTGATTGCCAGGAATATTGTTAAAAATAAGATTGTAACCAGTGTTTTGCGCTTTATCATGAATATTATCAGGACAATTCCCGACCTCCTTCTTGGGGCCATTTTCGTTGCGATTGTGGGGATTGGTCCCGTTGCCGGAATCTTGGCTCTTTCAATTTTTACATTTGGCGTGGTCGTCAAGCTTTTCTATGAGGCAATTGAAACGATTGATCCGGGTCCGATTGAAGCCTTGACAGCCGTTGGTGCCAATAAGCTGCAGATCATCATGTTCGCGGTGCTGCCGCAGGTCATGACCTATTTTATTTCTTACTGTTTGTATGCGTTTGAGATCAATGTGCGGGCTTCGACTGTTCTTGGTTATATTGGTGCCGGCGGCATTGGTCTGTATCTGCAGCAGACATTGCAGGTCTTTGACTATGGGAAAACCGGAACAATTATTATCGTAATTATTTTAGTCGTGGTGCTGATTGACTACGTTTCGTCTAAATCACGGGAGGCGTTGATGGACTAATGAATACTAGTATAAAAAAATTACCAGCTAAACCCGTTGATTATAAAAAGCGCATTAAATATTCCGTTCTGACAATTTTGACGATTGCACTTATTATTTGGTCTTGCACTGGCATTGATTTTGGCGGAATTAAAGCAACTGCCGGACAAATCGCCGGGGCCATCTTTGCGGGGATTTTTCATCCTGATTGGTCTTATGTTTATAATGGCAGCGGTGAAGACCTAGTTTCAGAACTTTGGCAGACAATTTGTATCGCCTTTCTGGGTACTTTTATTTCTGCAATTATCTCGCTGCCCTTTGCCTTTTGGGCCGCCCATACCAAACATAAGCATTGGTATGTTTCTCGCAGCGGGAAAATTGTACTGGCGGTTATTCGGTCATTTCCGGAAATCGTGTTGGCGCTAATGTTTATTAAGGCCGTTGGGCCGGGATCTGCTGCCGGAGTTTTGGCTTTAGGTTTTCACTCAGTGGGGATGCTGGCAAAGCTCTTTTCTGAAGAAATTGAAAACCTTGACGACGGGCCAAATGAGGCGGTGGCTGCCGCCGGTGGTTCTAAATTTAACATTACCATGTTTGCGACCTTGCCGGATTTGCTGCCGGCGCTGATCTCGAATACTTTGTACCGGTTCGATGTTTCGATCCGTTCAGCTTCGGTGTTGGGCTTAGTTGGTGCCGGCGGTATTGGCTATCCCCTGATCATTGCCTTGCAGTACCGGCAATGGAACCGCGTTGGCATTATTCTTTTGGGAATCATCGTTATGGTAGTTGTAATTGATTGGATTTCTGGTGCGATTCGGAAAAAGTTGATTTAGTAAAAAAACTAGTTTGGGGGATTGTATAATCAAATTGAACACTGAGCGTAAATCTTGGTGTTTCAACTAAAAAGCCCATTGGCTCCTTCTGTTAGAATGTAATTATCACCAAACACTCAGAAAGGATTCCAATGGACCAATTACATTCTAACATGAATATTCGCCAAAAAGGCAAACATCTCACTTTTGAGGATCGTGTGACAATCCAAGTTTTACGCAAACAAGGTAAGTCTTTACGTTTTATTGCCCGTGAACTGAATTGTTCACCCAGTACTGTTATGTATGAGCTCAGAAAGGGGCAAATCAGCCTTTATCATGGCAAAAAGCACCGCTATGATGCAAAAACTGCTCAGATAAAATATGAAGATAATCGTGCTAATTGCGGTCGTAAACTTGATTTTTTAGTTAAACATAGGTTCATTGATTACGTAGAGCAAAATTTCTTTGGTTCTCACAAGTGGTCACTTGATGCTATCTGGGGCGAGGCAACAGCTACTGGTAAATTTACCAGCAAGCAGGCTGTTTGCTCTAAAACTTTGTATAACTACGTTGAACGTGGCTTGCTTAAAATTAAGCCAACTGACTTACCTGAAAAATTGAGCCGTAATACTAAGATTAAACGTGTTCGTAAAAACAAAAAGAAGTTAGGCCGTAGTATTGAAGAGCGCGATCCAGCAATTGCTAAACGGTTGGAATTTGGTCACTGGGAATGTGATCTAGTTCTTGGTAATAAGACCAAGGACGATGAAGTTCTACTTACCTTCTACGAACGAATGACACGCATGTTCTTTATCATCAAGATTAAAGACAAAACTGCTGCTAGTGTCATGGCAGCTTTAGAAAACTTACGTCAGGAATACGGTGAACATTGGAATGAAATCTTTAAGACGATTACTACTGATAACGGGTCTGAGTTTGCAGATTTATCCCAGTTGGAACAAATTTCTGAAACGCTAGTTTACTTTGCTCATCCCTATACCGCTTGTGATAAAGGTGGAGTTGAATGCCATAATCGTTTAATCAGGCGCTTCATTCCCAAAGGACAGGCAATTAAGAAATGGGCTCTCACCCAAATCTCAGAAATCCAAGAATGGTGCAATGGACTTCCAAGAAAAATTCTCGCTTACCATACTCCAGAAGAGCTATTTGACCGGGAGCTTGATCGGATTTACCAAGTTTCTGCTTAAAAAGTGTTCAATTTAATATTGCAATTCTCGAAAAAACTAGTTTATAGTTTTTATCAAAGTTAAGAAATATTAAATTAAGGCAATTTTTGCTGTTTAGAAGCGATAAATTGCCTTTTTTGATATAATATAAGATAAATTGAGGAGGGCTACATGGAAAAGTTAGATACAATGATGTTGGCTGATGATTTGGCCTTGTCGCAGGATAAAATTTTAGGTAAAAAACAGAGCTTTGATGCTGAGGCTGTTTATAAAGCAATCGATGACCTAGGTGTTTTAAATAAACCGATTAAGACTTATTTTGGAATGACTGAAGAACAGTATTATGAAACCGAAAGTGACCACAAACTTACTCTGATTAAACTTTCAGATAAGTTGATTGATTTGCATGATCGCATTTTGACTAACCACGTTGACGGTTATGTCGATCAGGATAAAATCAACTTAACTTACAATCATGAAAACCCTTATGAAGATGGTTTTTATAATGCGGAAGTCGATTATCACGTTGTTACTTACAGCTTGAAGGTAATTGGTGCGGTAGAGGCAATTGCTGCACGCGATCTGCAGACTGTATTGTCAAAAGATGCAGTCCTGTCACTGGGGCTTGCAGCTTATGCTTTGGCACACAACGCATAGCTTTTTTAGTCGACATTAAAGTCGGCTTTTTCTTTGTCTTTTAGGGTGACATTATGAGAATTTTTAAATATACGATGGGATTAGTTGATAAAGTTCTAGGTGCAAAAAATCGGATGAAACGGCAGCCGAAGAGCGCGGAGCTTGACCCGATGCAAAAATATATGACGGTTGGCGAATATCAAGTTGGCAAAGATGCAGGCACACCAGATGGGCAATCTTATGATTTAACTGTTTATAAAGATGAAAAAGGCGTTCTGCATCAAGCTCTTAGCCTTGCCAGCTCGCAAAATTTAGCACCAGAATATGTACGTAAGTTT
Protein-coding regions in this window:
- the phnC gene encoding phosphonate ABC transporter ATP-binding protein, translating into MAAMAEPIIELNGVKKVYDKGVVGLKDINLTINQGEFVVIVGLSGAGKSTLLRSINRLIDITAGDILIAGESITKAKGKKLRLLRRNIGMIFQSFNLVKRSSVLRNVLTGRVAYYPTWKSTLNLFSSEDKNRAYEALKQVGLEDKVYTRADQLSGGQQQRVAIARVLTQNPQIILADEPTASLDPQTSHRIMEDLKMLNEDHGMTVVINLHSVALAREFGKRVIGIRGGEVIYDGAMADTPEAIFTKIYNGGDEND
- the phnE gene encoding phosphonate ABC transporter, permease protein PhnE, translating into MNTSIKKLPAKPVDYKKRIKYSVLTILTIALIIWSCTGIDFGGIKATAGQIAGAIFAGIFHPDWSYVYNGSGEDLVSELWQTICIAFLGTFISAIISLPFAFWAAHTKHKHWYVSRSGKIVLAVIRSFPEIVLALMFIKAVGPGSAAGVLALGFHSVGMLAKLFSEEIENLDDGPNEAVAAAGGSKFNITMFATLPDLLPALISNTLYRFDVSIRSASVLGLVGAGGIGYPLIIALQYRQWNRVGIILLGIIVMVVVIDWISGAIRKKLI
- a CDS encoding IS30 family transposase, which translates into the protein MDQLHSNMNIRQKGKHLTFEDRVTIQVLRKQGKSLRFIARELNCSPSTVMYELRKGQISLYHGKKHRYDAKTAQIKYEDNRANCGRKLDFLVKHRFIDYVEQNFFGSHKWSLDAIWGEATATGKFTSKQAVCSKTLYNYVERGLLKIKPTDLPEKLSRNTKIKRVRKNKKKLGRSIEERDPAIAKRLEFGHWECDLVLGNKTKDDEVLLTFYERMTRMFFIIKIKDKTAASVMAALENLRQEYGEHWNEIFKTITTDNGSEFADLSQLEQISETLVYFAHPYTACDKGGVECHNRLIRRFIPKGQAIKKWALTQISEIQEWCNGLPRKILAYHTPEELFDRELDRIYQVSA
- the phnE gene encoding phosphonate ABC transporter, permease protein PhnE, giving the protein MTDSEQNLAVLPKKKLHVMNLIWLLVFIVGLVISTNETHTNLSALFANFDQFGDIFVQMLHPDWSYLGSVIPLLLETIKMAVLGTIIGSVLAFVYSLLIARNIVKNKIVTSVLRFIMNIIRTIPDLLLGAIFVAIVGIGPVAGILALSIFTFGVVVKLFYEAIETIDPGPIEALTAVGANKLQIIMFAVLPQVMTYFISYCLYAFEINVRASTVLGYIGAGGIGLYLQQTLQVFDYGKTGTIIIVIILVVVLIDYVSSKSREALMD
- a CDS encoding nucleoside 2-deoxyribosyltransferase, with amino-acid sequence MTKTKTVYFGAGWFNDKQNKAYQAAMKALEENPTIDLKNSYVPLDNQYKNIRVDEHPEYLHDIEWASATYQGDLIGIKSADIMLGVYLPDEEDVGLGMELGYALSQGKYILLVIPDEDYGKPINLMSWGVCDGVIKISELKDFNFNQPRFNFYDGAVY
- the nagA gene encoding N-acetylglucosamine-6-phosphate deacetylase; the encoded protein is MTYYIHADKFFLENTTELGGYLEVQDNGKFGFYYPEENKPTGKIVNYPGKWIAPGYVDTHVHGSLKEDVMKSDWQGIKHLSEGFLRAGVTSWLPTTYTAGADTLTRICQMFGAHKGEETGAKIQGLHFEGPYFTAEHAGAENPKYLLDPDINQFNGWRAASAGLLNKIALAPERKGAKEFIRAATNEGIVVALGHSSATYREAAAGVEAGATMFTHTFNGMPDPSHHAPSISNAAMALNNVTDELICDGHHVKKEMVRALIKVKGPEHIALITDCMEAGMMPDGDYSLGELPVYVKDGMARLKDNDNLAGSILQLKNAVKNVVDWNAATPEEAVMMASYVPAKSAHILDKCGSIAPDKDADFLVLNPDMTLQETYLNGESRYQA
- a CDS encoding universal stress protein, with translation MGKESILVPVDGSESAERAFDKAIKIAMTDDAHVDVLNVIDTRQFLGEMQDTLISGDTVYQMTQDAEKYLKSLQKWAKDNFNFDDLDYHIRYGSPKAVISYDFIKDHGDSLIVIGATGLNAVERMLMGSVTEYVNQHALADVLIVRTDVDNNPIKPK
- a CDS encoding tyrosine-protein phosphatase — translated: MTNEIDKKLTGVNHGRNFRELGGYQTTDGKTIKKHKLLRTGNLAELTKDELAYLSQYGVKYIVDFRSKDEVDAQPDPIPEGADYEYDPVFSDDLTDSSKSMSEIIRQANQDEEFGFQHMLLAYEDMITSKVANEAYRKFFALLLANKEPEQSVLFHCTAGKDRTGFGAILILSALGVPFETIKNDYLLTNVITKDYVANFLKQAKLRGASDSSLHVLRDFQTVHPEYFNHIMETITKNYGSIDNYLHKVMQLSDQDIADLRSIYLE
- a CDS encoding phosphate/phosphite/phosphonate ABC transporter substrate-binding protein → MKKFKKVLVGFVAVLTALVATACSSKSSTKDSSTPKSLNVQFVPSNAATKLEARAKPLEKMLSKRLGIPVHVTMSTDYNTVVEAMKSKKVDVGFLPSDAYILAHKQHAADLLLQAERYGIKQPGGKLTKSLVNYYRAEILVKKGSKIKSWKDLKGKSISVQNPTSTSGYIFPVAELKEKGLNVPKSCKLVTVTGHDQAVLNVLNGDTDAAFVFEDARTIVQKDNPKIMSEVVPIYFTQKIPNDTISVSPSMSKAFRKKLADAFIAIGKSKEGKKVIESVYNHEGYVYAKDSDFDIIRKYDKIVAGK
- a CDS encoding phosphate/phosphite/phosphonate ABC transporter substrate-binding protein; its protein translation is MKKLKKILAGLAVGLAAFSLAACSANKNSSKEDYTPKSLNVQFVPSQAADKLESRAKPLEKMLSKRLGIPVHVSMSTDYNTVVEAMKSKKVDVGFLPPDGYILAHKQKAADLLLQAERYGVKQPGGKRTKNLVKFYHSEILVKKGSKIKSWKDLKGKSISIQNPTSSAGYVFPIAELKEKGLNVLKSCKLVTVTGQDQAVLNVLNGDTDAAFVFEDARTIVQKDNPKIMSQVVPIYFTKPIPNDVIGVTPNISKKFKDKLAKAFISIAKSKEGHKVIESIYTHEGYDYVKDSDFDIVRKYDKIIESTKK
- a CDS encoding DNA-3-methyladenine glycosylase I → MEQINNDLRCPWARSQDKLMQNYHDHEWGKLNLADNYLYEMLVLEAFQSGLNWAIVLHKRENFRQAFKNFVPEEVAQMTADDLQMLLENKAIIRNKMKITAAINNAKTVLMIQAKHGSFTKYLQSFIVNPIIHHPETLADIPPTSELATRIAKQMKKDGFSFVGPVTTYSFLQGVGLINDHLESCPFKYKG